One window from the genome of Xiphophorus hellerii strain 12219 chromosome 16, Xiphophorus_hellerii-4.1, whole genome shotgun sequence encodes:
- the rnf113a gene encoding E3 ubiquitin-protein ligase RNF113A, translating to MAESEEAKSPSCRFLFKKSTKKFSGRKRKASGSDKDSNSDEDQSAVVRREKKDARVNPMIQRTKKVERDALSSSDSDEGKDDKITVSYKSTRSAKPEGPEDMGATATYELDTERDKDAQAIFERSQKIQEELTGKEDDKIYRGINNYQKFIKPKDTTMGNASSGMVRKGPIRAPEHLRATVRWDYQPDICKDYKETGFCGFGDSCKFLHDRSDYKHGWQIERELDEGTYGGNDDENYEVSSDDEDLPFKCFICRDSFKNPIITKCKHYFCETCALQHYRKSKRCYVCNTQTNGVFNPAKELIAKMEKRNAAAADQPPSEEED from the exons ATGGCGGAGTCTGAGGAGGCCAAATCGCCTTCTTGTaggtttctgtttaaaaaatctACTAAAAAATTCTCCGGACGGAAAAGGAAAGCGAGTGGCAGTGACAAAG ACAGTAACAGTGATGAGGACCAGAGCGCCGTGgtcagaagagaaaagaaagatgcTCGGGTCAATCCCATGATTCAGAGG ACGAAAAAGGTAGAGAGAGATGCTTTATCTTCCAGTGACAGCGACGAAGGCAAGGACGACAAGATCACTGTTTCTTATAAGTCTACACGGTCAGCG aaacCGGAGGGACCTGAGGACATGGGTGCAACTGCTACATATGAGCTggacacagagagagacaaaGATGCCCAGGCGATTTTTGAGAGGAGTCAGAAAATCCAAGAG GAGCTCACAGGTAAAGAAGATGATAAAATATACCGTGGCATCAACAACTACCAGAAATTCATCAAGCCTAAAGACACCACCATGGGGAACGCCTCTTCTGGCATGGTCAG gaaagggCCGATCCGCGCCCCCGAACACCTGAGAGCCACAGTCCGGTGGGACTACCAGCCAGATATCTGCAAGGACTACAAGGAGACTGGATTCTGTGGTTTTGGAG ACAGCTGCAAGTTCCTTCACGACAGATCGGACTACAAACATGGCTGGCAGATTGAGAGGGAGCTGGATGAGGGCACATATGGAGGAAATg ATGATGAGAATTATGAGGTGAGCAGCGACGATGAGGATTTGCCCTTTAAGTGCTTCATCTGCCGTGATTCTTTTAAGAATCCCATCATCACAAA GTGCAAGCACTATTTCTGTGAAACCTGCGCCCTGCAGCACTACCGCAAGTCCAAACGCTGCTACGTCTGCAACACTCAAACCAACGGAGTCTTTAACCCTGCAAAAG AGCTTATTGCAAAGATGGAGAAGCGTAATGCTGCCGCAGCAGATCAGCCTCCATCAGAGGAAGAAGATTAG
- the strada gene encoding STE20-related kinase adapter protein alpha isoform X1 — MSFLRWVTEKLSVESLRDLELFGEQAQGFSHRKPHEDSEESLSSLPRRDTMGSFLPDSGSYELLAVIGKGLDDLMTVNLARYKPTGEHVAIRRIDLESCTNDMVTYLQGELHVSKLFHHPSILPYRSVFIAENELWVITPFMAYGSARDLICTHFSDGMGELTIAYILLGMLKALEYIHHMGYVHRSVKASHVLISADGQVCMSGLRSIFSLIRNGQRAKMVHDFPQYSVKVLPWLSPEVLQQNLQGYDFRSDIYSLGITACELANGHVPFKDMPATQMLLEKLNGTVPCLLDTATIPPEELSLKPSRSAADSGICEGPRAGGLRHSNGEPSSSSGGHPYNRTFSPHFHNFVELCLQREPENRPSAATLTGHPFFKQIKRRPAEALPELLQPVSPITCFENSGPQDSVSGLASLESGLSYLEVDDWDF, encoded by the exons AGCAAGCTCAGGGATTCTCACACAGGAAA CCCCATGAGGACAGTGAGGAGAGTTTGAGCTCGCTGCCACGCCGAGACACGATGGGCTCCTTCCTGCCAGACAGCGGCTCGTACGAGCTGCTCGCTGTTatcg GAAAAGGCTTGGACGACCTGATGACTGTGAATTTGGCTCGTTACAAACCCACTGGAGAGCATGTGGCCATTCGTCGAATCGACTTGGAGTCGTGCACCAACGATATGGTCACCTACCTGCAG GGTGAGCTACATGTGTCAAAGTTGTTTCATCACCCCAGTATTCTGCCGTACAGAAGCGTCTTTATAGCAGAAAACGAGCTTTGGGTCATCACACCATTCATGGCTTATG GTTCAGCTAGAGATCTCATCTGCACTCATTTTTCGGATGGGATGGGTGAACTCACCATTGCGTACATTTTGCTCGGCATGCTAAAAGCTCTTGAATACATCCATCACATGGGATATGTACACAG GAGTGTGAAGGCCAGCCACGTTCTGATATCTGCAGACGGACAAGTCTGCATGTCCGGTCTGCGGAGTATTTTCAGCCTCATCCGTAACGGCCAAAGGGCCAAAATGGTTCATGACTTCCCTCAGTACAGTGTGAAGGTGCTGCCTTGGCTCAGCCCTGAAGTGCTACAGCAG AATCTGCAGGGATACGACTTTCGATCAGACATCTACAGCCTGGGCATCACGGCCTGTGAATTAGCCAATGGACATGTGCCGTTCAAAGACATGCCAGCTACACAG ATGCTTCTGGAGAAGCTGAACGGAACCGTGCCTTGCTTGCTGGATACCGCCAcgattcccccagaggagctgtCGCTCAAGCCGTCCCGCTCTGCTGCCGACTCGGGGATCTGCGAGGGCCCGAGAGCCGGAGGGCTCCGGCACTCAAACGGAGAACCGTCCTCATCCTCCGGAGGACATCCGTATAACCGCACATTTTCCCCCCACTTTCACAACTTTGTAGAGCTGTGCCTGCAGCGAGAACCGGAAAATAG ACCATCTGCTGCCACTCTTACTGGACATCCTTTCTTCAAACAG ATCAAACGTCGACCAGCGGAGGCGCTGcctgagctgctgcagccagTGTCACCCATCACTTGCTTCGAGAACTCCGGGCCACAGGACTCCGTTTCTGGACTGGCAAGTCTGGAGTCTGGCCTGAGCTACCTGGAGGTGGACGACTGGGACTTCTGA
- the strada gene encoding STE20-related kinase adapter protein alpha isoform X3 translates to MGSFLPDSGSYELLAVIGKGLDDLMTVNLARYKPTGEHVAIRRIDLESCTNDMVTYLQGELHVSKLFHHPSILPYRSVFIAENELWVITPFMAYGSARDLICTHFSDGMGELTIAYILLGMLKALEYIHHMGYVHRSVKASHVLISADGQVCMSGLRSIFSLIRNGQRAKMVHDFPQYSVKVLPWLSPEVLQQNLQGYDFRSDIYSLGITACELANGHVPFKDMPATQMLLEKLNGTVPCLLDTATIPPEELSLKPSRSAADSGICEGPRAGGLRHSNGEPSSSSGGHPYNRTFSPHFHNFVELCLQREPENRPSAATLTGHPFFKQIKRRPAEALPELLQPVSPITCFENSGPQDSVSGLASLESGLSYLEVDDWDF, encoded by the exons ATGGGCTCCTTCCTGCCAGACAGCGGCTCGTACGAGCTGCTCGCTGTTatcg GAAAAGGCTTGGACGACCTGATGACTGTGAATTTGGCTCGTTACAAACCCACTGGAGAGCATGTGGCCATTCGTCGAATCGACTTGGAGTCGTGCACCAACGATATGGTCACCTACCTGCAG GGTGAGCTACATGTGTCAAAGTTGTTTCATCACCCCAGTATTCTGCCGTACAGAAGCGTCTTTATAGCAGAAAACGAGCTTTGGGTCATCACACCATTCATGGCTTATG GTTCAGCTAGAGATCTCATCTGCACTCATTTTTCGGATGGGATGGGTGAACTCACCATTGCGTACATTTTGCTCGGCATGCTAAAAGCTCTTGAATACATCCATCACATGGGATATGTACACAG GAGTGTGAAGGCCAGCCACGTTCTGATATCTGCAGACGGACAAGTCTGCATGTCCGGTCTGCGGAGTATTTTCAGCCTCATCCGTAACGGCCAAAGGGCCAAAATGGTTCATGACTTCCCTCAGTACAGTGTGAAGGTGCTGCCTTGGCTCAGCCCTGAAGTGCTACAGCAG AATCTGCAGGGATACGACTTTCGATCAGACATCTACAGCCTGGGCATCACGGCCTGTGAATTAGCCAATGGACATGTGCCGTTCAAAGACATGCCAGCTACACAG ATGCTTCTGGAGAAGCTGAACGGAACCGTGCCTTGCTTGCTGGATACCGCCAcgattcccccagaggagctgtCGCTCAAGCCGTCCCGCTCTGCTGCCGACTCGGGGATCTGCGAGGGCCCGAGAGCCGGAGGGCTCCGGCACTCAAACGGAGAACCGTCCTCATCCTCCGGAGGACATCCGTATAACCGCACATTTTCCCCCCACTTTCACAACTTTGTAGAGCTGTGCCTGCAGCGAGAACCGGAAAATAG ACCATCTGCTGCCACTCTTACTGGACATCCTTTCTTCAAACAG ATCAAACGTCGACCAGCGGAGGCGCTGcctgagctgctgcagccagTGTCACCCATCACTTGCTTCGAGAACTCCGGGCCACAGGACTCCGTTTCTGGACTGGCAAGTCTGGAGTCTGGCCTGAGCTACCTGGAGGTGGACGACTGGGACTTCTGA
- the strada gene encoding STE20-related kinase adapter protein alpha isoform X2 codes for MSFLPHEDSEESLSSLPRRDTMGSFLPDSGSYELLAVIGKGLDDLMTVNLARYKPTGEHVAIRRIDLESCTNDMVTYLQGELHVSKLFHHPSILPYRSVFIAENELWVITPFMAYGSARDLICTHFSDGMGELTIAYILLGMLKALEYIHHMGYVHRSVKASHVLISADGQVCMSGLRSIFSLIRNGQRAKMVHDFPQYSVKVLPWLSPEVLQQNLQGYDFRSDIYSLGITACELANGHVPFKDMPATQMLLEKLNGTVPCLLDTATIPPEELSLKPSRSAADSGICEGPRAGGLRHSNGEPSSSSGGHPYNRTFSPHFHNFVELCLQREPENRPSAATLTGHPFFKQIKRRPAEALPELLQPVSPITCFENSGPQDSVSGLASLESGLSYLEVDDWDF; via the exons CCCCATGAGGACAGTGAGGAGAGTTTGAGCTCGCTGCCACGCCGAGACACGATGGGCTCCTTCCTGCCAGACAGCGGCTCGTACGAGCTGCTCGCTGTTatcg GAAAAGGCTTGGACGACCTGATGACTGTGAATTTGGCTCGTTACAAACCCACTGGAGAGCATGTGGCCATTCGTCGAATCGACTTGGAGTCGTGCACCAACGATATGGTCACCTACCTGCAG GGTGAGCTACATGTGTCAAAGTTGTTTCATCACCCCAGTATTCTGCCGTACAGAAGCGTCTTTATAGCAGAAAACGAGCTTTGGGTCATCACACCATTCATGGCTTATG GTTCAGCTAGAGATCTCATCTGCACTCATTTTTCGGATGGGATGGGTGAACTCACCATTGCGTACATTTTGCTCGGCATGCTAAAAGCTCTTGAATACATCCATCACATGGGATATGTACACAG GAGTGTGAAGGCCAGCCACGTTCTGATATCTGCAGACGGACAAGTCTGCATGTCCGGTCTGCGGAGTATTTTCAGCCTCATCCGTAACGGCCAAAGGGCCAAAATGGTTCATGACTTCCCTCAGTACAGTGTGAAGGTGCTGCCTTGGCTCAGCCCTGAAGTGCTACAGCAG AATCTGCAGGGATACGACTTTCGATCAGACATCTACAGCCTGGGCATCACGGCCTGTGAATTAGCCAATGGACATGTGCCGTTCAAAGACATGCCAGCTACACAG ATGCTTCTGGAGAAGCTGAACGGAACCGTGCCTTGCTTGCTGGATACCGCCAcgattcccccagaggagctgtCGCTCAAGCCGTCCCGCTCTGCTGCCGACTCGGGGATCTGCGAGGGCCCGAGAGCCGGAGGGCTCCGGCACTCAAACGGAGAACCGTCCTCATCCTCCGGAGGACATCCGTATAACCGCACATTTTCCCCCCACTTTCACAACTTTGTAGAGCTGTGCCTGCAGCGAGAACCGGAAAATAG ACCATCTGCTGCCACTCTTACTGGACATCCTTTCTTCAAACAG ATCAAACGTCGACCAGCGGAGGCGCTGcctgagctgctgcagccagTGTCACCCATCACTTGCTTCGAGAACTCCGGGCCACAGGACTCCGTTTCTGGACTGGCAAGTCTGGAGTCTGGCCTGAGCTACCTGGAGGTGGACGACTGGGACTTCTGA